TCTTTTAATACGGTTATATCACTATTAAGACATCTTAGAAtatgaatatatttatacCAAAATTTCTCTGATTCCATTGGTTTGGTATCAATTATGTGtttaatatatttttcagCATTTAGTAAATTACCTGTTTTAAGTTCTAATTTAATAATGGcaaattttattgataaatcagTTGGATTTGCCAATTCACctgaatttaaaattgatctAGCTTGTGGGATATCTTTAGATAATTGCCATTTATCTTTAGCATACATCAAATAGAATAATGGTACTTGAGgatttaaagaaattgccTTATCATAAtatgaaaacaataatggtaattcttgattgaattttttaatcaCACTAAAGACTTTTTTccatttattaatatcattAGATGAATTAGTAACAATATAAtctaatattgatttagcaacaataatatatccatcattgaaaaatttatcaacatcttcaaatattgatgattgatCTAACCCCTTAAACTTCAAATAACTAATAATTATGGCCTTAGTAGTGactttgaaattttctctttcaGAATCACAAGCTAATTTATACCAATCATCCTTTgtcatttgataaattgaaatttctttCATGGCTTTATCCATaagtttaattaatttattaatatcaattgtttcttcACCATATTCTCTTTCTTCTAATTGACAAGCAGTTATCCAAACttttaatatatttttaaCGCCTTTTATAGATTTTCTAGCTTGATTCAAGatttttttactttcttCATAGTTGgatatatttaataaagCTGACCAAAATTCCCAATTTTGAGAACATAATTGAACTgcttttaataataatttcttcacCATATTAGGAtcattttctaattcaattaatttctcCCATAATTGATCATTATTAGGTATTTTTTCTAAACCTTTCATTAATACTTTACGTTTGTTTATGTTGTTAGTTTCCAAATCAGTAGCTTTTAACCATAATTTTTCTGATTTAGGATTATAATTCAAGGCATTAgtaattaattgtttacATAATTTAATATCAGATTGATTCAATCGAATATTTTCTAACcaaatttcatcatttctAGGACATTTTTTACAACCTTCtaaaatatattgtttAGCAAGTTTTAAATTCTTCCCATCTTGTTCTTCTAATCTTGCTGACAGAATCCATGAACTTGGTTTATAAGGTTCAGATTTAcgtaatgatgataaaataactcgatttttttgaagattAGCATATTTTGAATCTTGTTCAACTCCTGTCATATTCAATATGCTTTGTTGTAATTCTTCACTAACACTACTGGAATTGTTTATCGATTGTCCATTGGTTTTAACATATGCAGGTAATAAATTATCCAATTGAGACCCTAATAATTTATCTCTTGATTCagataatgatttgaaatttgttgtGTTGGTACCAGTGGCTGAACTAGAAGTGGATATTAATGTATCAGGAGCAGAATAcattctttgttgttgttgttctaaTAATCTTGTTCGTTTATTTTTCCTTGTCATATCACCAGGTTCAGGTAGATTTAACCAATCATCTTCGGTTAAATTTGCTAATTGTCGTTTCAAATCAGAAAACTGAGTAGAAGAATTGtcattggtggtggtgactGTCGGCTTGGCTCtgtcatttttattatttggggatttcctttttttggattgtagttttttttcaatttcattatataTTCGATCGgcttcttcatcatcttcatcttctttaCCTCGTTTTTTTGTAGATAGAATCccattttcattcaattggGTTGtggttttattattgttgtcttcatcctcttcttcttcttcattttgTACAATGGCAATTCCTCGATTGAAACTATCTGGAGATGTACTGGTTCTAAATCCAACAGCACCTCTTGCCAGACCTGCAACATATCCTTCAGGTGCTTCTTGATCTAAAAATGATTTCCTTTCCATAAGTTATAAATACTATAAGTCTCCTAAATGATAAAAGTGTATTGCGGGAGGGTTATGAATTAAGTTCGTGTCGCACACAAAGAATTTCCCATTCATTTTTCCTCTCATCTCATCactacaaaaaaatttcatcttcCACTGTCACACTCGAAAACATTCATAATAACGATTACAgacgacaacaacaacaataaagatGTCAAAAAGATCAGCTGAAGATGATTTAAGTGGCAATAGATCCACCAGTCATACTGCCATTAAAACTAATAAAGATTCTCTTCCAACTACTACAAATG
This genomic stretch from Candida albicans SC5314 chromosome 1, complete sequence harbors:
- a CDS encoding U4/U6-U5 snRNP complex subunit (Ortholog(s) have role in mRNA splicing, via spliceosome and U4/U6 snRNP, U4/U6 x U5 tri-snRNP complex localization) codes for the protein MERKSFLDQEAPEGYVAGSARGAVGFRTSTSPDSFNRGIAIVQNEEEEEDEDNNNKTTTQLNENGILSTKKRGKEDEDDEEADRIYNEIEKKLQSKKRKSPNNKNDRAKPTVTTTNDNSSTQFSDLKRQLANLTEDDWLNLPEPGDMTRKNKRTRLLEQQQQRMYSAPDTLISTSSSATGTNTTNFKSLSESRDKLLGSQLDNLLPAYVKTNGQSINNSSSVSEELQQSILNMTGVEQDSKYANLQKNRVILSSLRKSEPYKPSSWISSARLEEQDGKNLKLAKQYILEGCKKCPRNDEIWLENIRLNQSDIKLCKQLITNALNYNPKSEKLWLKATDLETNNINKRKVLMKGLEKIPNNDQLWEKLIELENDPNMVKKLLLKAVQLCSQNWEFWSALLNISNYEESKKILNQARKSIKGVKNILKVWITACQLEEREYGEETIDINKLIKLMDKAMKEISIYQMTKDDWYKLACDSERENFKVTTKAIIISYLKFKGLDQSSIFEDVDKFFNDGYIIVAKSILDYIVTNSSNDINKWKKVFSVIKKFNQELPLLFSYYDKAISLNPQVPLFYLMYAKDKWQLSKDIPQARSILNSGELANPTDLSIKFAIIKLELKTGNLLNAEKYIKHIIDTKPMESEKFWYKYIHILRCLNSDITVLKDVIQKALKLFPNCWKLYLQNIQILEDIDELEQARENALVGVKKCPQCIYLWIKLSQIDEKAQIIIRARSILDQAILQNPNNPEIWVYKIQFEKRIGNLSSLQNLTNKALKQFPTDPWLWIINLSLIPKMSQRKTIFLDALKATNNSNLILLIIGVFFWFDGKYSKSKNWFERSLQSDNTNGDIWSWMYNYLKKFGTSKELNSFLIDYESKYDSINKGHFFNKINKDIKNYNKSPKEILDIVAIEVLNYIK